DNA sequence from the Alphaproteobacteria bacterium genome:
ACCCTGGCTCAACAGACCGTCGGCATAGGCTTGGCCAAGCGCGGCAACGGCCTCGGGGTCGGTGGCAAAGGCCCGGTCGCCGATAGCCTGATGCGTTTCGGGATGGGCGATATCCAGCACCGGCGCGCAATTCACCGTCACGCCAATTTGGCGCAATTCATCGCCGATCAGGCTCCCTGCGATCCGCGCCATGTCGAGGCCGAGCGCATGATCGCGCGCGTAAAGCATGCCCAGAGATGCGGCGGGAGGAAATTTCGGCCAGTGCGGGGGCTTGAGGCGGGCGACCCGTCCACCTTCCTGGTCGATTAAAATAGGCGCGTCGTCGCGGCCCACGCTGGCGCGAAGCTCGGCGATCAAGGCGCGCGCCTGATCTTTTGTGACGCAGTTCCGCCCCATAAGAATGAAACCGAACGGACTGACCGAGGCGAAAAAATCGCGCTCTTCCTCCGTCAGTTCCGTCCCGCTGCAGCCGCAAATCAGTGGCGCGGGAAATTTTCGTTCAGGGCGGGGCAATCAGGCACCCCGCTCCGGCCGCCCTCAGATCGGCGCATACTTTCTGTGCCGTCGCAGAAGGCAATGGCTGGCTTTGAATGCGATAAGAGCCGCCGCTTTTGACGACGGATAATTTAACGCTGCGCAGCATGCCTGCATGCCGCGTAACGATATCCATCAATTTCTCTTGGGCCCTGGCGGAATCAGGAAACGCGGCCAGTTGGATGCGCGTTTGGCCCGTCTCGGCCTTCGCCGGATTCGGTGGTGGCGGCGCGGGCGGTCTGATAAGCGGCTTAACCGGCTTGACCGGAACGGGCGCGGGCTTTTGCTTTGCCGGTTTTTCCTGCGCTATTTTTTCCTTGGGTTTTTCTTTCGCGGGAACGGTCTTCTCGGCCCCTGCCGCCGGAGGCTGAGATATGGGTTGGGGAGCAGGCTGGGGGGCGGGCTGCGGCTGGGACGCAGGCGTGACGACTTTCTCCGGCAACGGCGCGGGAACGGTAATCGGGGGAGGAACAACAGCCGGCAGCACGGCAGCGGGCGGAGACTGAGATGGAGGAGAAACTACAGGCGGCTCCACCGCTGGCTTCTCGGGAGCTTTTTCGGGCGGCTTTTCTGATGGCTTCTCTGCCGATGGAACCGGCACGGACGGAGGCGGCGGAACGACTTCGATAGGCGCCTGCACGGCATGCTCGTTCGGCGCTTCGGGCGGCGGCAGCAGATGCTCGACCTGCTCACTATCTTCTTCCTTTTGGCCAAGCCGGTCGAAGATCGTCACATCCTGGTGCGGCACGTCGATGCCGCCGGGCGCAGCGGGGCGCTGCTTGACCGGCCCCCGTTCCGCCATGATAAGCGGAATTTCGCGGGGCGTGGAAGGAAGTCCCGAGACATATTCATAAATGCCTCCGCCCGCGAAACACAGCAGGGATGCGGCGATAAGAATAATTCCTCGGCGCTGCCGCAGCGTCAGTTTCGGCCTGGAACGACGAGGCGGCTTCAGCGCCGGATCGGGAAAGAGCTCAGGCGGCAACGGATTGCTCATCGCGCAGTTCCGCAAGCGGGGTGACGCCAAGCACGGCGAGGGCGGAGGCAAGCACGACCCGCGCCGCCTGCACCAGCGCGACGCGCGACAGCGAAACCTCGTCATCGCCGGGGATCAGGAAACGCATCGCGGCGTCCTCCCGGCCCTTGTTCCAAAGGCCATGGAAATGCCCGGCGAGGTCGATCAGGTAATAGGCGATGCGGTGCGGCTCCTGCGCCTCCGCAGCCGTCGCCACGATACGCGGCCATCCGGCAAGAAATCGCAGCAGCCCCAGTTCCGCCGCGCCGTCGAGCCGTGCCAAGGGCAGCGCCGCCAGCTTCGCCAAATCTTCCGCCTTGTCGCCATAGGCTTCGCGCGCGTGGCGGATGACGGAGCAGCAGCGCGCATGCGCGTACTGAACGTAAAACACCGGGTTGTCGCGCGTCTGCTCGATGACCTTGGCGAAATCGAATTCCAGCTCGGCGTCGGGCGTGCGCGACAGCATGAAAAAGCGCACCGCCCCCGCCCCGACTTGCTCCACCATCTCCTTGAGCGTAATCAGGTTGCCGGAACGCTTGGACAATTTCACCAACTCGCCGTTGTTATAGAGCTTGACGATGGCGTTGAAGATGACGTTGAGATGCGCCTTGCCGTCGGTGAACGCCGCCACCGCCGGACGCAGGCGCTCCAGATAGCCGCCGTGATCCTTGCCGAGGACATTGACCATCATCATATAGCCGCGCCGGATTTTGTCATAATGATAGGCGATGTCGGGCATGATATAGGCCCAGGTGCCGTCGCGCTTCTTCAAGGGCCGGTCGGTGTTGTCGCCGAACTTGCTGGAGCGGAACAAGGTGAGCGGCACGGGCTCCCAATCTTCCATGGTCTTGCCGCGCGGCGGCGGCAGCGTGCCGGTATAGATCAAATCCATATCCTGCAGAATCTTGAACGATTTTTCGAGCGTGCCGTCGGCGATGAGATCGCGCTCGTTGGTAAAAACGCTATGCTGAATGCCGATCAGCGCCAAATCTTCCCGGATCACGCCCATCATATGCGCGACGGCGAAATCGCGGATCGGCTCGAGCCAAACAGCTTCATCCTGTTCCAGCCATTTTTTCCCGTCGCGCGCGGCCAGCGCCTGCCCGACATCTTTAAGGTACTCCCCCGGATAAAGCCCTTCGGGAATAGCGCCGATATCCTCGCCAAGCGCCTCGCGGTAACGCAGATAGGCCGTGCGCGCCAGCACATCGACCTGGGTTCCGGCGTCGTTGAAATAATACTCGCGGGTGACGTCGTAACCGGCTTTTTGCAGCAGGTTCGCGACCGTGTCGCCGATCACCGCGCCGCGCACATGCCCGGCATGCATCGGACCAGTCGGATTGGCGGAGACATATTCGACATTGACCTTGACGCCCTTGCCGATATCGCAGTCGCCATAGGCAATCCCGGCCTGCAAAATCTTGCGAAGCTCGCCATGCCATGCATCGGGCTTAAGCCGCAGATTGATGAAGCCCGGCCCGGCGATGGCCGCGTCGTCAATCGTCGGTTCGGCCAGCAGATGCGGAACCAGAGCTTCGGCAATCGCGCGCGGCGGCTTGCCGAGCGGCTTGGCCAGCGTCATCGCCGCATTGGTCGCGATATCGCCATGCGCGGCCTCGCGCGGCGGCTCGACGGTGAAGGCGGCTTGCGGCGCATCGGGAAAAGCAGCGGCTATGGCTGCGGCCACAACGTCGCGATATTGCTCGAAAATAGACATCAGACGAACTTTTCCATCGAAAACAGCCGGTTATATTCGGTCACAGCGTAGCGATCAGTCATACCGGCAATATAATCCGCGATCAAGCGCGCGCGACGGGCTTCCTCGTTTTTGCCGTCGAAAGCAGCGATTTCCGCCTGCCAGTCGGGCGGCAGGCAGTTCGGATATTTCACGAAAAAATGGAACAGATCGGTGACGATCCGCTCGGCCTTGGCGTTGAAGCGGTTGACCTGGGAATGGCGGTACATTTTCTGCATCAGGAAATCGCGGAAGGTGCGGAAATGGCCCTGGGTTTCCGTGCTGCATGAGACAGTCGCCCTCCCCGCCCCGCGGATATCCTCGACCCTCTCCGGCTTGAGCTTCGCCAGATTTTCGCGCGTGGCGGTCAGCAGGTCGTTGACAATGAAGCCGATCACCTGGCGCACGGTTTCATGCAGCAGCTTGTCGTCAGTGATGCCCGGATAGTTTTTCCGGCTCTCGGCCAGCACGGCGGAAAAGACCGGCAAAGCGGCCACGTCGTCGAGCGTCAGCAGCCCCGCGCGCACGCCGTCATCGACATCATGGCTGTTATAGGCGATATCATCCGCGAGCGCCGCGACCTGCCCTTCCGGCCCGCACCAGTTGCCGAGTTCCATATCCCATTTCTCGTTGAAGGCGGCGATGGTCGGCGGAATTTTTTTCTCCGGCGCGAGCGGGCCGTTATGCTTGACGATGCCCTCCAGCGTTTCCCAGCTTAGATTGAGGCCGTCGAAATTCGGATAACGCCGTTCGAGTTCCGTCAATATCCGGAATGTCTGCTCGTTATGATCGAAGCCGCCATAGGGCTGCATGACGGCGTTGAGCGCCTCCTCCCCGCGATGTCCGAAGCAGGTGTGGCCGAGATCATGGGCAAGCGCGATGGCTTCGGTCAAATCCTCGTCGAGATTGAGCTGGCGGCTGATCGAACGCGCGATCTGCGCCACCTCCAGCGTATGCGTGAGCCGCGTGCGGTAAAAATCGCCCTCGAATTCGACGAAGACCTGTGTCTTATTGCGCAGCTTGCGAAAAGCGCCGGAATGAACGATCCGGTCGCGATCCCGCTGGTATGCCGTGCGCGTCGCGCTGACCGGCTCCACGATCAAGCGGCCCTTCGATTTGTCGGCATGGGTGGCGTATGGGGCTAACGGCATGGAAACCTTATGATTAACGTGGCTTTAACTACGATCATGGAATGGTGAGGCCAGTGTAGCCTATCGGCAAAACGAGTCCAAGGCATGTCGGAATCATCGCATTTTGAAACCTTGGCCGTTCATGCGGGCGCGACGCCCGACCCCACGACCAAAGCCGTCATCACTCCCATATACCAGACCGCCGCTTACGCCTTCGACAGCGCCCAGGCGGCGGCGGAACTGTTCAGCCTCGACCGGCCCGGCGATTTTTACAGCCGGGGCGGCAATCCGACCAACGCCGTGCTGGAAAGCCGCATCGCCGCGCTCGAAGGCGGTGCGGGCGCGCTGGCGGTGGCGTCGGGACTGGCGGCGGAGTTCATCGCGTTTCATACGCTGATGGATAAAGGCGGGCATATCGTCGCCTCGAACCGGCTTTACGGCGGATCGGTCTCGCAGCTCAAGCATGCCTGGCATAATCTCGGATGGCAGGTCAGCTTCGTCGATCTTGACGATCCGGCGGCGATCAAGGCCGCCATCACGACCAAGACGCGGGCGCTATTCGCCGAAAGCCTCGCCAATCCCGGCGGCGTGGTGACGGACATGGAAGCGCTGGCGGAAATCGCCAAAGGCGCGAATATTCCGCTGGTCATCGATAACACGCTCGCCTCTCCCTATCTCTGCCGCCCGATAGCGCATGGCGCGGATATTGTCATCCATTCGGCGACGAAGTTTCTCGGCGGCCACGGCAATTCGATGGCCGGTCTGATCATCGATAGCGGCAAGTTCGACTGGGCGAAGAGCGGAAAATATCCCGCCCTCAGCCAGCCCAACCCCAGCTACAACGGCAAAATATTCACCGAAGCGTTCGGCAAGCAGGCTTTCATCGTCGGATGCAGGGCGCTGGGGCTGCGCGATTTCGGCCCGTGCCTGTCGCCGTTCAACGCCTTCCTGATCCTGACCGGCATCGAGACGCTGCATCTGCGCATGGCGCGGCATTGCGAGAATGCGCTCGCCATCGCCACATGGCTGCAAGAACATCCCAAGGTCGCGCGGGTGAATTACGCCGGACTGCCGGACGACAAATATTACGGGCGGGCGCTGAAATATCTGCCATGGGGCGCGGGAGCTGTTTTCACCTTCGGCCTCAAAGGCGGTTATGATTCCTGTGTGAAGCTGGTGGAGCGGGTCAAGCTGTTCTCGCATCTCGCCAATATCGGCGATACGCGCAGCCTTATCATCCATCCGGCCTCGACCACCCACAGCCAGGTTTCGCCCGAAGCCCAGCGCGCCGTCGGCATCGGCCCGGACGTCATCCGCCTCTCCGTCGGCATCGAGCATGCGGCGGATCTGATCGCGGATTTGGCGCAGGGGCTGGAGTGAGTTTAGCGGCGATTATTGCTTGGGCGCTTGATGTTTCAGCATAAGTTTCTGCAATTGCTTTCTGAATTTCGGATCGGGCAAAAGACCCGCCACGGTTCCCAACAACTCGCTCGCCTGCCGAAAGCCTTTGACGATATCCTGTTCAGAGCGTTCGGCGACCAACTCGCGCACTTCGTTTTGGAGGCCACTGTCCGGACGTGGCGTGGCCGCCGGCGCTCGAACCGCCTCCAATTGGGCGGCGCGGAAATCGGCTTGGGCATCGGATCCCTGCTCGGCTGGAACCATCTGGCCACCGGTAAATCTGAACTTTGCCAGTTCATAATAATTCTGTTTAGCAAGCGCGTTCGCCTCCTCATGGCGGCTTGCCAATATCGCCAGGAATTCTTCTTCCGGAGGCTTGTCCACGATTTTCGTGTTGAGGCTAAGGCCTACTTTCCCAAGAACGCTCTTCAATTCACGAATGCTCTGCCTGCCGAAATTTTTCAATTTCGTGAAATCGCCTTCCGATTTCTGAATCAACTGCGCCACGAAAACAACATTTTCGGCAGAAAAAGCATTGGCAATACGAACCGACATGAACAAACAGTCCGTCGACATGGAAAATAACGGGTTAGCCTTAACCTCGTCCATCGTTATGCGTGAGCCGTCCGTCATCCATCAATCCTTCGTTATAGTATGCTCGCATGGCTATGAGCGATTATTGCTTGGGCGCCTGATATTTCAGCACAAGCTTCTGCAATTGCTTTCTGAATTTCGGATCGGGCAAAAGACCCGCCACGGTTCCCAATAGCTCGCCCGCCTGCTGAAAGCCTTTGACGATATCTTGTTCAGAGCGCTCGGCGATGAGCGCCGCAACCTCTTGAAGACCTGGGGGCTTTTTCTGGACAGGCTGCTTCGCGGCCTTACCGGGCTGCGGAAGGATCGCCGGCCCTTGAGTAAGAGAGTGAAGAATATCCGTGACAAGATCGTTTTTAACGACTTGAGAAGCTCCCTGCTTGAAAGCCGCGGCGGCGGAATCGTCAGGCACTGTCCGCCCGCCGCTGAATCTTTCCATTTGCGCATGGCCCAACGCAACATCGGCTTCCTTTTGACGGCCTTTTAAAATCGCAAGGAACTCCGGATCGGAAGGCTTGCCTTCGATTTGGGTATTGAGGCTAAGGCCATGGTCTTCTCCCAATACTGTCCGCAGTTCGACAATGGTTTTTTTGCCACAGTTTTTCGTGTGCAGCAGATCTCCCTCGGTCTTCTGTATCAGCTGGCCGATATGCTCAATGCCCGCATTCTGCATCACATTAATCGCACGAATGGAAAGATTCAGATAGTCCACCGAAGCGGCAAATATAAGATTCGAGTTAACGTCTTCCATCGTTATGATTGTTTTTTCCGCCATCGATAATCCCCACTTTTCGGCAATATGCAAAAATGAAAACTATCCGCAGAAAGCAGCGCGCAGCAAGCGCGTATTTACTTTCACGCGCTGCCTGAGCGCCAATGATGGTTAAAATTCTTGGGGATGACGCTCCTACGCCCGCAAGGGCGTAGGGTGGTCGGAGAAAGAGGATTTGAACCTCCGGCCCCTGCCTCCCGAACGGCGTCCCATATAACGCAATCAGTGGGTTGGCGACGAAGCCCGTCGTCCAAAACCGCATAATTTCCATTGTTACTCATGGATTTTATTACAGTGTAATAATCCGAATTAAAGAGGGCGCGGCAGACAATTTTGCTTCGCTACTCAAAATGAAATTCTTGCTTCAAGATATTAAAAAGAGAAAAAGCCCCCTCACGATCGAGCTGAATGACTTGGCTTTGCTTGCCTGGAACGGCCCTGCTATCGCGGCCATAACTGTTGATCTGCAAGAAGATGCTCCCATCATCGTTTCTGAAACTGGTATAGGTAGCTTTAATTTCATCATGAACGGTTTGACGCTCATGATCTTTACGGTCGAAATTTCTAATTAATGCCATTCCCGTCCTCCATTGCCATGAGGCAAAACTTTTAGCTTACTCATTGTCTTGCTGACTTTTACGGCGTCGCATCAAATATTCCTTTATCGCTTTTCTGGTGATCCAAGCAAGGCTGCGTTCTTCTTCTTTTGCTATTCGTTCAAGCTCAATGCGCGCGGCGATTCCAGTGTTACCGTCAATCGACCGCTTGTATCACCAGTGGCGGCTACCATAGGAGGCCTCGTTTAATGTGTGATGATGCTAGCTGCATCACTAAGATTCATATTAATGTTCATATATTATTTTTCAACTATCTTTTCGTAATTATGAATGTTATTATATTAGCGTTGCATCAGATGTGGAAAACTGCAATGAAATCAATGATATTAAATGACAGGCGCAAAATGCCAAGAACGGACAAGGAAGAAATGCCTCAGGGAATACAGGAATACATTGCCCACCTCGAAGCTATCGCCGCAGTCTTTAATGACCATGCGAGAACCTTAGGCTTGGGCGTATACCTCGATGCATCAAATGTAATTGCGGCCGCAAAGAGCGGCATAGGATTCTCTAAAATCAAGAGATTCATAGACAGGGCAGATGATTCCGGCGTTCTGCACGATTCGCAACTTATGACGGCCCTGGATTGTATTGGGGAACTTTTGACTTCGCCTAATCAGAATGGTCTCGTAACGGGCGCCATGCAATCTGGCAAAACGACCACGTCTTTAGCGCTGCAATTTTCTGGCCCTATTGTATATCTTCTTACGGGACGTCGTCTTTACCCGATTTATCTCATCACTAGCCATACCAGCCAAGAAGACCAGACGAAAACCGAGATTGCTCGATTCTTGGACTTTTATGGCGAACTAGCCATCGTTGTGGATGAGAAAAATCGTTGCACGCTTATCGACTATGTCACGCAATTTGCCCTCGATGAAGGGTTTAAGCATTCACCCACGGTTAATACCTATCGCGAACATATTCTACAAAAAGCCTTGCCCGATACGTTCGCCGGCCCCCGATTGGATGACTTTATTCATCGCCGTGCGCCTGGGGAAGGCATAAAGCAAATAGCAAATCTTTGCCGGCGAGCGGCGTCGAAGGGATTTGAACCTTTGCTATTAATCGATGAACCACAATATGGAGCCAGCGATCGCCAAGTCACAACGGAAGACGACAAGGTCGAATGGCGGTCTTGCGTATTAGCTCAAATTTTCAATCGTATCAAAGAAGCACTCGGCAAGGACGCCCCCGCCCATAGCTTTATTGGCCTTTCGGCCACCCCTTATGAACTGCATGACGTTAGGGCTGTATGGCAGGTAACTCAATACCTGACCTCCGCCTACTCTGGCTTTAATTATTTCGGTGGAATAGTTCTTGACCCTGACGCGGCAGTGACACCCCCCAGAACAATAAGCTTTGCGGATTTTAGTGCCGAAATCGAAGTGCCCTTTCTTGCTAAAGTCGACCTTAGAGCCTACGACGCGCGTCCGCGGGCGTTTCAATGGTTCGCGGATGAGAATGAGTATCTCGGAACCCAAGATGAATATCGCAAGGACGTAGAACAGGCATTACGAAAGGCCATTATGTATATGGCTGGGAATGGAACCACGCCGGCCACGGGAATCTGCATAAGATTATTCAACAACAATAATCGCTCACATGAACTCCTGCGACGCCTATACCTGAACAACCAGGAAATCGAAATAATCGAATACTTCGGCTCGGATCATCATGGCCGAAGCGTTAAGCGAGCCATCGCGGAACGGTCTTGTCCAGATCTACCTTTCTTGATCGCGGTTACCAACCGCGCGCGCATGGGCGATGCGTTTCCAAATGAAGTCGAATGGTTCTTGGAATTTTCGAAAAAAGCAGCCGACCTGAACTCTTTATTGCAAGGTCTGCTAGGACGCGCCTGTGGATATGGAAAAAACTCCACCGTTATTATGTCCAACGAGAATATCCGTATCGTTGACGCATATAAAAATAGGCAAGGTGGTTTTGTCCACAAGCCAAGTCGGCATAGCGTTCTAGTCGGAGGGTATCGACGGGGAGCGCCGACCAGCCTTATCCGCATTAGGCGGGATATGAACGATCCCCTAATTGCAAAATATTTCGCGCGCATCGATCAAGAAATTGTCAAACCATACACCATTCAAACCGAGCCTACCGCCTCTCTCAAAACCACGCGCACCAGAGGTGAAGATCACCGGAGAGGGCCTATTTTGACTATCGCGGAGGAAATCGGGCTGTTTGAATATATAGAAGCCGAAGAAAATAGGAGACGCCTTTTTCCCGCTTACGAACCATTCCAAATCGTGCGCGCTGGTGACGAAGTTTCTGATCCAAAAGACTCAACCCGTAAATTTCGTTATACCTTGGGTGAAAATGGCGATTGCCGATTTACCTTTCGTACTCTGCGTAAAGAGAGTGCCCACAGCGGTATCCGCAGCCGTGGTCTTGGCCGCAAGGATGCTACGGACCCAGAACAAGCAGGCAATACGCTAGAGCCTCAGGTAAATATGGTGAAGATCGACCCAGACAATGGTCAAATCATTGAAAATGAGAATGCAAAGGGATGGTGGCGCGCGGAAGCCGTGACGCTTCCACTTCTTAAACCAGTCCGCACATTACGAGATGGAGAAGCAACTTATCCCGTTCAGCATGGACCGTATTCAGGGTTACTTGACGATGAAGAAAGAACGGCGGCCGGCTATGAGGAATAGCGGTTCTGCCGAATGGATTTACGCCTCATCGGCGCTTTCCTCGGCTTCTTCTTGTTCTTTGGCTTGCTGTTCGGCGATTGCCTTCGGCAGTTTCGCCAAGGGACGACCAGCGAGATAATCGGTGACCTGTTGCTCCAAGAATTTTGGCGTTAGTCCGCCTTCAGCCAGCTTAACCGCGAACTTACGGCCAGGATGGAGCACGTCCCATGGCGATTTGTATTGCGTGGCGCGGCGATTTCCGGGGTCTTTGTTTCCGAAACCATCAATCGCGCGATTCCAGACCGGCTTGAACGTTTCGATGAGCATGTTTTCGCCAAGCGGAATCCATATGTCATCGACGATTAAATGCCTGAAGTAAAAATCGGCGAGATCGAGATTATTGGCCTCCTCTATGGAGGTAGCATGTTGGCGGAGACGATCGACCAAGGCATTGCCTTTCGCCGCGTCCTTGGTAAGTCCGCCTTTCCGCCCGCCTTTGGGTATTGCCTTGCCGATATAGATAGGGCTTTTGAATCCGCCCTTCTGGTTCTTGGCGGCGATAGGTACATAAAAAGATAGTTTTCCGGTGTAATAAATGACGTAAATGCCCGCGCCCTTGATGCCATCCGTCGCGGTCAGCGGCAATGGATCGCGCTCCAGCAACTCGGTTTCGATGCTGCGCGCGAGGTTGAATTTATCAAGAGGATTATACGGCGTATCATTCATGGGTAGACCCTACAGCCGAATCAGGCCGTTCGCCTCGTTTTTGTTTTCCGGCCCTGGCCGCAGGCGAGAGCTTTCCCCATGCTCGACGCGATGGCGGTCGCCATCGACACGGGCACGGCATTGCCAAGCTGCCGCATCGTTTCCGTCCACGATCCCGGAAAGATGAAATTGTCGGGAAAATCCTGGAGCCGCGCGGATTCCCTGACCGTCAAATATCGTACCTGTCCATCGGGGAAAAGCAGCATGTTCTCTCCCCCTGGCACTCCATGATCTCCCGCTTTTAATGCCTTCGAGGGTTCGTCGAGCACGCTGCCGGTATGCCCCGCATAGGAACGAGCGCCCGGCTGGAAATGATGGTTTGGAATCCCATGCTTGCTCGATTTTTCTGGATCGGGAAGATCGGCCAGGGCGTCCCTTACCGTTCGCCAAGGCTTGGTATTGGGCTTGACGTTCAAAGCACCGCCCTTAAGCGATTTACTGCCTCCGATGATGGCGTCGCGAGTCTTGGACGAAATCCGGTGCCTCTTCCAATAATCGCGAGTGATGAGCTGATCCCAAATCAGGGCATCACGCGAATGCGTGGGGTTGGGGAAGTTCCACTCGATTCCTAGGTCAAGACGAACGCCAGCGATGATGACACGATGCCTTTTTTGGGCTGCCCCATAATCTGCCGCGTTGATCTTATGAATTTCGACCCGATAAAGGGGGCCATTGCCATGGCCAGCCGGAAGTCGCTTCAGGCGCTCTAAATGTTCATTCCAGCTTTCGCCCGGCTTCGCCATCATGGCGGGACGGCGCAAGCGCTCGACGATATATTGCAAATAGTCGGCGAAGGCCTCGCGCGCCAAGCCGCGGACGTTCTCGAA
Encoded proteins:
- the nagZ gene encoding beta-N-acetylhexosaminidase; protein product: MPRPERKFPAPLICGCSGTELTEEERDFFASVSPFGFILMGRNCVTKDQARALIAELRASVGRDDAPILIDQEGGRVARLKPPHWPKFPPAASLGMLYARDHALGLDMARIAGSLIGDELRQIGVTVNCAPVLDIAHPETHQAIGDRAFATDPEAVAALGQAYADGLLSQGVLPVIKHMPGHGRAVVDPHVELPTVYQSRAELAPDFEPFRRLRHLPVGMSSHILFPAIDPVLPASQSPAIVRDIIRGEIGFDGLLITDDLDMGALGGALSDRARLALAAGSDVALICNSKVADMHDLAAGLPPMTEQAWSRWEKAKRAIHQPERPLLAQELYRRLEAALA
- the argS gene encoding arginine--tRNA ligase gives rise to the protein MSIFEQYRDVVAAAIAAAFPDAPQAAFTVEPPREAAHGDIATNAAMTLAKPLGKPPRAIAEALVPHLLAEPTIDDAAIAGPGFINLRLKPDAWHGELRKILQAGIAYGDCDIGKGVKVNVEYVSANPTGPMHAGHVRGAVIGDTVANLLQKAGYDVTREYYFNDAGTQVDVLARTAYLRYREALGEDIGAIPEGLYPGEYLKDVGQALAARDGKKWLEQDEAVWLEPIRDFAVAHMMGVIREDLALIGIQHSVFTNERDLIADGTLEKSFKILQDMDLIYTGTLPPPRGKTMEDWEPVPLTLFRSSKFGDNTDRPLKKRDGTWAYIMPDIAYHYDKIRRGYMMMVNVLGKDHGGYLERLRPAVAAFTDGKAHLNVIFNAIVKLYNNGELVKLSKRSGNLITLKEMVEQVGAGAVRFFMLSRTPDAELEFDFAKVIEQTRDNPVFYVQYAHARCCSVIRHAREAYGDKAEDLAKLAALPLARLDGAAELGLLRFLAGWPRIVATAAEAQEPHRIAYYLIDLAGHFHGLWNKGREDAAMRFLIPGDDEVSLSRVALVQAARVVLASALAVLGVTPLAELRDEQSVAA
- a CDS encoding deoxyguanosinetriphosphate triphosphohydrolase, yielding MPLAPYATHADKSKGRLIVEPVSATRTAYQRDRDRIVHSGAFRKLRNKTQVFVEFEGDFYRTRLTHTLEVAQIARSISRQLNLDEDLTEAIALAHDLGHTCFGHRGEEALNAVMQPYGGFDHNEQTFRILTELERRYPNFDGLNLSWETLEGIVKHNGPLAPEKKIPPTIAAFNEKWDMELGNWCGPEGQVAALADDIAYNSHDVDDGVRAGLLTLDDVAALPVFSAVLAESRKNYPGITDDKLLHETVRQVIGFIVNDLLTATRENLAKLKPERVEDIRGAGRATVSCSTETQGHFRTFRDFLMQKMYRHSQVNRFNAKAERIVTDLFHFFVKYPNCLPPDWQAEIAAFDGKNEEARRARLIADYIAGMTDRYAVTEYNRLFSMEKFV
- a CDS encoding O-acetylhomoserine aminocarboxypropyltransferase produces the protein MSESSHFETLAVHAGATPDPTTKAVITPIYQTAAYAFDSAQAAAELFSLDRPGDFYSRGGNPTNAVLESRIAALEGGAGALAVASGLAAEFIAFHTLMDKGGHIVASNRLYGGSVSQLKHAWHNLGWQVSFVDLDDPAAIKAAITTKTRALFAESLANPGGVVTDMEALAEIAKGANIPLVIDNTLASPYLCRPIAHGADIVIHSATKFLGGHGNSMAGLIIDSGKFDWAKSGKYPALSQPNPSYNGKIFTEAFGKQAFIVGCRALGLRDFGPCLSPFNAFLILTGIETLHLRMARHCENALAIATWLQEHPKVARVNYAGLPDDKYYGRALKYLPWGAGAVFTFGLKGGYDSCVKLVERVKLFSHLANIGDTRSLIIHPASTTHSQVSPEAQRAVGIGPDVIRLSVGIEHAADLIADLAQGLE
- a CDS encoding DNA-directed RNA polymerase subunit alpha C-terminal domain-containing protein — its product is MTDGSRITMDEVKANPLFSMSTDCLFMSVRIANAFSAENVVFVAQLIQKSEGDFTKLKNFGRQSIRELKSVLGKVGLSLNTKIVDKPPEEEFLAILASRHEEANALAKQNYYELAKFRFTGGQMVPAEQGSDAQADFRAAQLEAVRAPAATPRPDSGLQNEVRELVAERSEQDIVKGFRQASELLGTVAGLLPDPKFRKQLQKLMLKHQAPKQ
- a CDS encoding DNA-directed RNA polymerase subunit alpha C-terminal domain-containing protein, with product MAEKTIITMEDVNSNLIFAASVDYLNLSIRAINVMQNAGIEHIGQLIQKTEGDLLHTKNCGKKTIVELRTVLGEDHGLSLNTQIEGKPSDPEFLAILKGRQKEADVALGHAQMERFSGGRTVPDDSAAAAFKQGASQVVKNDLVTDILHSLTQGPAILPQPGKAAKQPVQKKPPGLQEVAALIAERSEQDIVKGFQQAGELLGTVAGLLPDPKFRKQLQKLVLKYQAPKQ
- a CDS encoding methionyl-tRNA formyltransferase; this translates as MALIRNFDRKDHERQTVHDEIKATYTSFRNDDGSIFLQINSYGRDSRAVPGKQSQVIQLDREGAFSLFNILKQEFHFE
- a CDS encoding Eco29kI family restriction endonuclease — translated: MNDTPYNPLDKFNLARSIETELLERDPLPLTATDGIKGAGIYVIYYTGKLSFYVPIAAKNQKGGFKSPIYIGKAIPKGGRKGGLTKDAAKGNALVDRLRQHATSIEEANNLDLADFYFRHLIVDDIWIPLGENMLIETFKPVWNRAIDGFGNKDPGNRRATQYKSPWDVLHPGRKFAVKLAEGGLTPKFLEQQVTDYLAGRPLAKLPKAIAEQQAKEQEEAEESADEA
- a CDS encoding DNA cytosine methyltransferase, whose translation is MHSVELFTGAGGLALGLQGAGFEPVLMVEWNGDAYATIKANAGRGGPTQGWPIHHGDVRDVIFQGMGEIDLVAGGPPCQPFSIGGKHKGPNDPRDMWPHAIRAVRELTPKMFLFENVRGLAREAFADYLQYIVERLRRPAMMAKPGESWNEHLERLKRLPAGHGNGPLYRVEIHKINAADYGAAQKRHRVIIAGVRLDLGIEWNFPNPTHSRDALIWDQLITRDYWKRHRISSKTRDAIIGGSKSLKGGALNVKPNTKPWRTVRDALADLPDPEKSSKHGIPNHHFQPGARSYAGHTGSVLDEPSKALKAGDHGVPGGENMLLFPDGQVRYLTVRESARLQDFPDNFIFPGSWTETMRQLGNAVPVSMATAIASSMGKALACGQGRKTKTRRTA